The proteins below come from a single Parageobacillus thermoglucosidasius genomic window:
- a CDS encoding shikimate kinase → MGTYSNIPLRERNIVLIGFMGVGKTTIGQLVAKKLYRDFIDVDQEIEKRHHMSIPAIFEQMGENYFRKVERELIVDLCTNTRLKIISLGGGAYLQEEVRNACLSHGIVVFLDLSWENWKDRLPSIVHDRPLLKNKALEEIKQLFELRKQAYSQHHYRVATDGLDPETVAIRTIELIRERNTN, encoded by the coding sequence ATGGGGACATATTCGAACATTCCTCTTCGAGAAAGAAACATCGTACTAATCGGTTTTATGGGAGTAGGGAAGACAACGATCGGTCAGCTTGTAGCGAAAAAGTTATATCGTGATTTTATTGACGTAGATCAAGAGATAGAAAAACGGCACCATATGTCAATCCCGGCTATTTTCGAACAAATGGGCGAAAATTATTTTCGTAAAGTAGAGAGAGAATTGATTGTTGATCTTTGCACTAATACCCGGTTAAAGATTATTTCCCTTGGCGGAGGGGCGTATTTGCAGGAGGAAGTGAGAAACGCCTGTTTGTCCCACGGCATTGTCGTTTTCCTCGATTTGTCATGGGAAAACTGGAAAGATCGTCTTCCATCCATCGTCCATGACCGTCCTTTACTGAAAAATAAGGCGCTGGAGGAAATCAAACAATTATTTGAACTGCGGAAACAGGCCTATTCCCAGCATCATTATCGTGTGGCGACAGACGGTCTGGATCCGGAAACAGTGGCAATTCGTACGATAGAACTGATTCGCGAGCGGAATACAAATTAA